AGACGTCGACCAGCAGGATCGGGGTGGTCGGCAGGACCAGGTTGTTGTGGTGGTCGCGCAGCTGCTGGGTGATCAGCGTCTTGCCGATCGGGTCCCAGGACAGCGCGCCCCAGCCGTTGCCCTGGATGGTGGTGGACACGGCGGTGAACTGGGCCTTGAACTTGTCGAACGAGCCGAACGCCTCGTCGATGGCCGCGGCCAGCTCGCCGGTCGGCTTGTCGCCGCCGTTCGGCGAGAGGATCTTCCACCAGACGACGTGGTTGGCGTGCCCGGCGAGGTTGAACGCCAGGGTGGTCTCCAGGCCGACGATGTTGCCGAAGTCGCCCGCCTCGCGCGCGGCGGCGAGCTTGTCGAGGGTGTCGTTGGCGCCCTTGACGTAGGTCGCGTGGTGCTTGGTGTGGTGCAGCTCGTTGATCTCGCCCGAGATGTACGGCGCGAGGGCGCCGTAGTCGTAGTCGAGTTCGGGCAGCTGGTAGCGGGCCATGGGCCTTCCTTCTGGTCGACGCACGTTTAGCCTGCGGCATTTCCCGCGCAGGCCGTTCCTAAACGTGAGCCTGGTACTTCGAGCTAGGTAGAGGTCAACGCCGTGTGACCTGGCTCATGCCGCCGGATCCCGGTAGCGGTCGAGGTCGCGGGCGAGTTCGTCGAACACCGCCACGTTGTGTTCGAAGGCGGCCACTGATTCGTCGATCAGCCGTGCCCGCTCGTCGGTGCTCCACGGGGCGGCGTCCAGCTGTGTGCGGTAGCGGTCGCGGAACGCCGGGGCGCTGCCGATCTGGTCGAAGCGGTAGAAGAGCGTGCCCGCTTTGGCGAGATCGTACTTCTTTTCCAGCAGCCGCCGGATGATCTGGCCGCCGGCGATGTCGCCGAGATAGCGCGTGTAGTGGTGCGCGACGAACCCTCCGGACCACTTCGCCGCTTCGGCGATGCGCGCGGTGTACGCCTGGGTCGAGGCGAGCGGGGCGATCTCAGCCTGCCAGCCGGGGCCGACGAGGTGCGCCAAATCGCGTTCCAGCGCGGGCAGCCGGCGCAGCTCTTCGAACACGAACCGGCCGCCGACCGGGTCGCTCGCGATCGCGTCGCCGGCGCTCTCGATCGCCTGGTAGATGAAGTAGTACTGGGTGGCCAGTGCGGTGTAGCCGGCCAGTGTCAGCTCGCCGCCGAGCAGCGCGTTCATGTAGGCGGAGTGGTTGGCCTTCTCGTGCACGACCTTCGTGGACGCGCGCAGCTGTCCGGAGAAGGGGCTGGCTTCCGCGGTCACCGTCATGAGAGGGCCTCCCGGCATCTTTCTGACAAGCTGTCAGAAAGAGCGTAGGCCAGAACTGGGACTTAGGCTACCCTAAATCAGCTGGATTCCCCCGAACCGACCGCACGGCGAACGAACCGCACAGCCGCCTCGACGGCGTTTTCCAGCTGGTCAGCGGGCACGTCGATGACCTGGCGGCTGCCCAGCGCGGCGGTGACCATCGGGATCACCACATCGAGGTCTTGCGCGGGCCAGCTGCCCGCGTCGACCCCGGCGAGCAGGATGGCGCGCAGCTGTTCGGTGATCGGGTCGGCATGCGCGCTGATTCGTTGATACGCGGCGGGCGCGAGCGCGGACTCCAGTGCGGTGCCCGGGGGCAGGTGATGAGCGGCCAGCACGCGCAGCTGCAATCGGACGAACGTGGCCAGCTGGGCGGCCGGGTCCGGCTCGGCATCCACCGCGGCGCGCAGTTGCTCGACGTACCGGGCCGCTTCGTCCTCCACGAAAGCGACGAGCAGGCTTTCCTTGTCCGGGAAGTGGTTGTACATCGCGGTCCGGCCGAGCCCGGCCTCCGCCGCGACGCCGGCCAGGGTGATCGCGCCGAACCCGCGCTCGTAGAGCTGCGCGCGCACCACTTCGAACACCCGCGAACGCACTTCGCGGCGGTGCGCTTCGAGTGAGCCGCCGAGCAC
This sequence is a window from Amycolatopsis benzoatilytica AK 16/65. Protein-coding genes within it:
- a CDS encoding superoxide dismutase, yielding MARYQLPELDYDYGALAPYISGEINELHHTKHHATYVKGANDTLDKLAAAREAGDFGNIVGLETTLAFNLAGHANHVVWWKILSPNGGDKPTGELAAAIDEAFGSFDKFKAQFTAVSTTIQGNGWGALSWDPIGKTLITQQLRDHHNNLVLPTTPILLVDVWEHAFYLDYKNVKPDYVNALWNIFDWAEIGKRFDNAVAGGNGLLLG
- a CDS encoding heme oxygenase (biliverdin-producing), whose product is MTVTAEASPFSGQLRASTKVVHEKANHSAYMNALLGGELTLAGYTALATQYYFIYQAIESAGDAIASDPVGGRFVFEELRRLPALERDLAHLVGPGWQAEIAPLASTQAYTARIAEAAKWSGGFVAHHYTRYLGDIAGGQIIRRLLEKKYDLAKAGTLFYRFDQIGSAPAFRDRYRTQLDAAPWSTDERARLIDESVAAFEHNVAVFDELARDLDRYRDPAA
- a CDS encoding TetR/AcrR family transcriptional regulator; the protein is MPKVLGGSLEAHRREVRSRVFEVVRAQLYERGFGAITLAGVAAEAGLGRTAMYNHFPDKESLLVAFVEDEAARYVEQLRAAVDAEPDPAAQLATFVRLQLRVLAAHHLPPGTALESALAPAAYQRISAHADPITEQLRAILLAGVDAGSWPAQDLDVVIPMVTAALGSRQVIDVPADQLENAVEAAVRFVRRAVGSGESS